GTCTGAAACAGTTGATTAAGCTACTTTTCCCCATGGCAGATATTATTACCCCTAATGTTGAGGAGGCTTCCATTATCACCGGGAATAAGGTGAAGAATCTAAAAGATATGAAGCGTTGTGCGAGGGTCATGTGTGATATGGGTCCTAAGGCCGTGGTCGTAAAGGGGGGACACCTTAAGGGGGAACCCGTAGACCTTCTTTTTGACGGCAAGGAGATTACGGTATGGGAGAAAAAGAGGATTGAGAGAGAGGTTCACGGAACAGGCTGTATATTCTCTTCACTCCTGATATCCTTTCTTGTCCATGGTTACCCTGTAAAAGAGGCATTTCTTGCATCAGAGGGGGTCATGGAAGATATGCTGAAGGGGAGTTACAGGATAGATAAGGAAGGGTATTTCTATGCATCATCCGGTATTTTAAGTAGTGGATATGCCGATAGGTGGAAGGTTTTACACACAATGAAGGAGGCCCGGAAACGCTTATATGAGCTTAATGTCGTTGAGCTTATCCCCGAGGTCCAGATGAATATAGGCTATGCTGTAGAAGGTGCAAATGGCATCGAAGATGTGGCGGCATTTCCTGGTAGAATCGGTCAATATGATGGGAAGATATATGTGAAGGGTGAGCCTCAATTTGGTGCGTCATCCCATGTGGCGAGGTTAATCCTCACCTTTATGAAGTATTATCCTCATGTAAGGTCATGTGTAGATATAAGGTATGACAGGGCCATTATAAAGAAGGCCAGGGGAAAGGGCATGGATGTAGTATTTTTTGATAGAAGGAAAGAGCCGAAGAAGATAAAAGGGGCAGAGGGTAAAAGCCTCGATTTTTTGGTAGAAAAGGTTTTAAAAAGGGTAAATACCCCGCCGGATATAATCTATGATGTGGGCGATGTCGGTAAGGAACCTATTATAAGGCTTTTTGCTAAAGACCCTCTAAAGCTCATAAAAAAGATGGAGATGATAATACCATGAATAATAAATTGATAGAAGCGCGCAAGGGGAAGATTACAAAGGCTATGGAGCGTATTGCAAAGGATGAGGGGATAGAAAAGAATCTGTTGTGCAAACTCATAGCTGAAGGTAAGGCAGTAATCCTTGCAAACAACAGGCATAAGGCATTTACCCCAAAAGGCGTAGGAAAGGAATTGAGCGTAAAGGTGAATGCGAATATAGGAACTTCCCCTGAAAGGGTGGATATAAAAATAGAAATAGAGAAGTTGAAGATGGCAACCAAGGCTGGTGCCGATACGGTGATGGATTTAAGCACAGGCGGAGACCTTAATGAGATAAGAAAGGTTATTATAGCGAATGCCGGGATACCGGTAGGTACGGTTCCCATCTATCAGGCGGCAGTGGAGGCTGTGAAGAAGAGAAAGACAATAACGAAGATGGTGCCGGATG
This sequence is a window from Pseudomonadota bacterium. Protein-coding genes within it:
- a CDS encoding PfkB family carbohydrate kinase, producing MKKILTIAGHDPSSGAGITRDLDIYFSLGIHGISVPTCIVLQGPKGVKDIYPIPREHFSEMLKMAGKELHIDGVKIGVVWDVPYIDEISAFLRKKRIPVVVDPMITSKNGKRLVTDKGLKQLIKLLFPMADIITPNVEEASIITGNKVKNLKDMKRCARVMCDMGPKAVVVKGGHLKGEPVDLLFDGKEITVWEKKRIEREVHGTGCIFSSLLISFLVHGYPVKEAFLASEGVMEDMLKGSYRIDKEGYFYASSGILSSGYADRWKVLHTMKEARKRLYELNVVELIPEVQMNIGYAVEGANGIEDVAAFPGRIGQYDGKIYVKGEPQFGASSHVARLILTFMKYYPHVRSCVDIRYDRAIIKKARGKGMDVVFFDRRKEPKKIKGAEGKSLDFLVEKVLKRVNTPPDIIYDVGDVGKEPIIRLFAKDPLKLIKKMEMIIP